A single window of Buchnera aphidicola (Cinara kochiana kochiana) DNA harbors:
- a CDS encoding S4 domain-containing protein: MCNLIKLNFLVSLSKLKYSRLDKILVQNTSLVSRSCIKKWILLGYVSVNNVIVTIPKKKFFLMIIFQLM; this comes from the coding sequence ATGTGTAATTTGATTAAATTGAATTTTTTGGTTTCTTTGTCTAAATTAAAATATTCTAGATTAGATAAAATTTTAGTTCAGAATACTTCTTTAGTTTCTCGTTCTTGTATAAAAAAATGGATTTTATTAGGATATGTATCTGTCAATAATGTTATCGTTACTATTCCAAAAAAAAAATTTTTTTTAATGATTATATTTCAGTTAATGTAG